The following proteins come from a genomic window of Mycobacteriales bacterium:
- a CDS encoding TetR/AcrR family transcriptional regulator: MGASTARRSDTDRGTARERLLAAADELFYEHGVHTVGIDTVIARAGVAKASLYSSFGSKDALIEAYLLRRYEERNERVRQGVAKHQDPRSKMLAVFDVADAAIAKPSYRGCAFINASAEGLPGGVEEAVSAKARGWLRELFTELAAEAGIKEAKALGEQLGMLYDGAIVSARLDRKKKAAQCAKAAAAVLIDAAR; the protein is encoded by the coding sequence ATGGGAGCCAGTACGGCGCGGCGCTCGGACACCGACCGAGGGACGGCACGTGAGCGACTGCTCGCGGCCGCCGACGAGCTGTTCTACGAACACGGCGTCCACACCGTGGGGATCGACACCGTGATCGCGCGGGCCGGTGTGGCAAAGGCCAGCCTCTACAGCAGCTTCGGCAGCAAGGACGCGCTGATCGAGGCCTACCTGCTGCGTCGCTACGAGGAGCGCAACGAGCGGGTGCGGCAAGGCGTCGCGAAACACCAGGACCCGCGGTCGAAGATGCTCGCCGTCTTCGACGTCGCCGACGCCGCGATCGCGAAGCCGTCGTACCGCGGTTGCGCGTTCATCAACGCCAGCGCCGAGGGACTGCCCGGCGGGGTCGAGGAAGCCGTCTCGGCGAAGGCTCGCGGCTGGCTGCGTGAGCTGTTCACCGAGCTCGCCGCCGAGGCGGGGATCAAAGAGGCCAAGGCGCTCGGCGAGCAACTCGGGATGCTCTACGACGGGGCGATCGTCAGCGCGCGTCTGGACCGCAAGAAGAAGGCCGCGCAGTGCGCCAAAGCCGCCGCCGCGGTTCTCATCGACGCCGCGCGCTGA
- a CDS encoding MFS transporter gives MSKKAAFVLQLTILIELLASSSVPTPLYSIYQQKWGFSAITVTVVFAVYAFAVLSALLVVGKLSDHVGRRPVLFAALASQLAALVVLATASGIWMLAAGRVLQGVSTGAAVGALGAGLIDLDSRRGTVANGVGPMTGTGTGALLSGLAVQFLPSPTHLTYLVLIGAVVAQLAGLALMNETVTRKVGALASLKPQLGIPSRTRGAFYAAIPALVAVWSIAGFDGSLAPSLVRELSASSSYVLGGLSLTFLASGAAVSIYLTRDVDPHRTMQGGAALIGLGMAGALTSVEVGSVTGFFASTVVAGLGFGGGFQGSIRTVVPLAHPHERAGLLSALYVVSYLAFGLPAIAAGVVVEHLGLLTTARGYAAVVIVLALVAFAGSAFTAKAASRVAESPADAYPGEPDCELATARFALAATRTRSPLGASIGSP, from the coding sequence ATGAGCAAGAAGGCGGCGTTCGTCCTTCAGCTGACGATCCTGATCGAACTGCTCGCGTCGTCGAGCGTCCCAACCCCGCTCTACTCGATCTATCAGCAGAAGTGGGGATTCAGCGCGATCACGGTCACGGTCGTCTTCGCCGTCTACGCGTTCGCCGTACTGTCCGCACTGCTCGTTGTCGGAAAGCTCTCCGACCACGTCGGTCGTCGCCCGGTGCTGTTCGCGGCGTTGGCTTCTCAGCTCGCCGCGCTCGTCGTGCTTGCCACCGCGTCTGGCATCTGGATGCTGGCTGCGGGTCGGGTGCTGCAGGGCGTGTCGACCGGCGCAGCGGTCGGCGCTCTGGGAGCGGGCCTGATCGATCTCGACTCGCGGCGAGGGACCGTCGCCAACGGAGTCGGGCCGATGACCGGGACGGGTACCGGCGCGTTGCTGTCAGGGCTTGCGGTCCAGTTCCTGCCCTCACCGACCCACCTGACCTACCTCGTGCTGATCGGCGCGGTCGTAGCCCAACTGGCCGGGCTGGCGCTGATGAACGAGACGGTCACCCGCAAGGTTGGGGCGCTGGCCTCCCTCAAACCGCAGCTCGGGATTCCGTCGCGCACCCGCGGCGCGTTTTACGCCGCGATACCCGCCCTCGTCGCGGTCTGGTCGATCGCCGGCTTCGACGGTTCCCTGGCGCCGTCCCTGGTGCGTGAGCTCTCCGCCTCGTCCTCCTACGTGCTCGGCGGGCTCTCCCTCACCTTCCTGGCAAGCGGGGCGGCGGTCAGCATCTATCTCACCCGCGACGTCGACCCGCACCGCACGATGCAGGGCGGAGCGGCATTGATCGGGCTGGGCATGGCCGGTGCGCTCACCAGCGTGGAGGTGGGATCGGTGACCGGGTTCTTCGCGTCGACCGTCGTGGCCGGCCTCGGGTTCGGCGGCGGCTTCCAGGGCAGCATCCGCACCGTCGTACCGCTCGCACATCCGCATGAACGAGCCGGCCTGCTCTCAGCGTTGTACGTCGTCTCCTACCTCGCGTTCGGGCTGCCCGCGATCGCCGCCGGCGTTGTGGTGGAGCACCTCGGCCTGCTGACGACCGCACGCGGGTACGCCGCCGTCGTGATCGTGCTCGCCCTCGTCGCGTTCGCCGGCTCCGCCTTCACCGCCAAGGCGGCTTCGCGGGTCGCCGAGTCGCCGGCTGATGCCTACCCGGGTGAACCCGACTGCGAGCTGGCGACGGCACGCTTCGCCCTCGCGGCTACACGAACCAGGTCACCACTGGGGGCCTCGATCGGGAGTCCGTGA
- a CDS encoding maleylpyruvate isomerase family mycothiol-dependent enzyme gives MSERAAHVADISVLSHSEALDLAGTEYARFIDLLTGLEPDSWRNPTECPSWDVRTMASHVLAAAEAHASAVEFARQMWLARPLAPPLEDALSEVQTRRRQALSPDQIVDGLRRTSPRSVSRRRRIPAALRAIKITYDAVTPPEKWKLGYLLDVIYTRDCWMHRIDISRATGRDVRLDSDHDGRIVAEVVVEWARRSQQAVELNLTGPAGGRYLTAAREAITSPAITIDAVEFCRIAAGRQPVASTGDLPLVRVPF, from the coding sequence GTGAGCGAGCGCGCCGCACACGTCGCTGACATCTCCGTGCTGTCACATAGTGAGGCGCTCGACCTGGCGGGGACCGAGTACGCCCGGTTCATCGATCTGCTCACGGGCCTCGAACCCGACAGCTGGCGGAACCCAACTGAGTGCCCCAGCTGGGACGTGCGGACGATGGCGTCCCACGTGCTCGCCGCCGCAGAGGCTCACGCCTCCGCCGTCGAGTTCGCCCGTCAGATGTGGCTTGCCCGTCCGCTCGCGCCGCCACTCGAGGATGCGCTGAGTGAGGTCCAAACTCGACGACGCCAGGCGCTCTCGCCCGACCAGATCGTCGACGGCTTGCGCCGGACATCACCGCGCTCGGTGAGCCGGCGGCGCCGGATTCCCGCCGCGCTGCGGGCCATCAAGATCACCTACGACGCCGTCACGCCACCCGAGAAGTGGAAGCTCGGCTATCTGCTCGATGTGATCTACACCCGCGACTGTTGGATGCACCGCATCGACATCTCACGGGCGACCGGCCGCGACGTGCGCCTGGACAGCGATCACGACGGTCGCATCGTTGCCGAAGTCGTGGTCGAGTGGGCTCGTCGCTCGCAACAAGCCGTCGAGCTGAACCTCACCGGCCCTGCCGGTGGCCGCTATCTGACTGCGGCGCGGGAGGCGATAACAAGCCCCGCGATCACCATTGATGCCGTCGAGTTCTGCCGGATTGCCGCCGGCCGACAGCCCGTTGCCAGCACCGGCGACCTGCCACTTGTCCGGGTTCCGTTCTGA
- a CDS encoding TetR/AcrR family transcriptional regulator, translated as MDTTDSGDAHGSSGRDRRARRHAATRDEILAAAWGVAREQGLGAMSLSEVAARVDMRPPSLYVYFASKNALYDALFGQAARQFLDAYRGWLTTMSSDPTIRMRENYRFFFNFCTSDPTRYLLLFQRAIPGFVPSPESYSCAVEALALVRDDFAAMGVVAAPADLDLITAVITGLVDQQISNDPGGERWKSLTDRVADMVYGHLAERKTARGERARRTRR; from the coding sequence GTGGACACAACAGATAGCGGCGACGCTCACGGGTCGAGCGGGCGCGATCGACGGGCCAGGCGACACGCCGCAACCCGCGACGAAATCCTCGCTGCGGCCTGGGGCGTCGCGCGCGAGCAAGGGCTCGGGGCGATGTCGCTGTCCGAAGTGGCCGCTCGCGTCGATATGCGACCCCCGTCCCTCTACGTCTACTTCGCTTCGAAGAACGCGCTCTACGACGCGCTGTTCGGTCAGGCAGCACGACAGTTCCTCGACGCGTACCGCGGGTGGCTGACGACGATGTCGTCCGACCCCACGATCCGGATGCGGGAGAACTACCGTTTCTTTTTCAACTTTTGCACCTCGGATCCGACGCGCTACCTGCTGCTGTTCCAGCGCGCGATCCCTGGCTTCGTTCCGTCGCCAGAGTCCTACAGCTGCGCTGTCGAAGCGCTCGCTTTGGTTCGTGACGACTTCGCCGCAATGGGCGTGGTCGCCGCTCCGGCCGATCTCGATTTGATCACCGCGGTCATCACCGGCCTGGTTGACCAGCAGATCTCGAATGACCCGGGTGGGGAACGATGGAAGTCGCTGACCGACCGCGTTGCCGATATGGTCTATGGGCACCTGGCGGAAAGGAAGACGGCCCGAGGTGAGCGAGCGCGCCGCACACGTCGCTGA
- a CDS encoding penicillin acylase family protein encodes MVIATALVLPVTVASAASPGRGAERRHVFASAISATAGIEPRYAASITRTQGGIPHIVGANFGDVGYGYGYAFAQDNICTMAADYVTVEGRRSFYFGPAASYQQRANGVTVSNLDSDVFWAEVRDSGIVGRLTRQRPPLGLLPGVRAVMRGYVAGYDRYLRSVGGADGITDPACHGKPWVQPITIQDAYLRLYQLVLMASSDVLMPAIAEAAPPTLTSPISAAVNVRRTATLIAEGWKRAMAGMGSNGIAVGKAGTRDHTHGLLIGNPHFPWIGTERFYDAQITIPGRLNASGASLFGVPLVLVGHNKWVAWTHTVSTAFEFTPYELSIVAGEPTEYYYDGAVMKMRPRTVTVAERVDGKVTKVSHTLWWTRYGPMITSLEGVPLPWTAATGFTFRDANATNLRVYNHFLRTDEAHSARQVLHILDKYQGIPWVNTIVADRTGHALYADIGAIPNVSNQKAHRCDTALGDATYALLGLPILDGATSGCNWGNDPDAAVPGIFGPSHEPHLFRSDYVTNANDSYWLANPSHPLTGYARIIGTEGTARSLRTRIGLIMTQDRVSGIGEQKGFTLRAMQNLFFSDRPYAGVLWRSQLVSLCKTFHAAGVIPTTSGVTPVGDACGVLTDWDLREDPDSHGAILFRRFVDNLMSGSLSTVEGDTGVALYWQHPFDVSDPVHTPYGLDVADPEVAIALGNAINDLRQADLPLDVAPGKIQGVHRAGHFIPIPGGEGDPNGEFNAIYAPWIKGKGLGDVDDGSSFVQVVTWKTGDPYPVARTILSYSESSDPTDPYYDDQTTLFARKRWIRDSFSAAAIRRNAIVPVVHLAGS; translated from the coding sequence ATGGTGATCGCTACTGCTCTTGTGCTTCCGGTCACTGTTGCCTCGGCTGCATCCCCCGGCCGAGGGGCAGAGCGTCGGCACGTCTTCGCCTCGGCGATCTCGGCCACAGCGGGGATCGAGCCCCGCTATGCAGCCTCGATCACCCGTACACAGGGAGGCATTCCCCACATCGTCGGCGCAAACTTCGGCGACGTGGGCTACGGCTACGGCTACGCGTTCGCACAGGACAACATCTGCACGATGGCCGCCGACTACGTGACGGTCGAGGGCAGGCGCTCGTTCTATTTCGGGCCGGCGGCGAGCTACCAGCAGCGTGCCAACGGAGTGACGGTCAGCAATCTCGACTCCGATGTCTTTTGGGCCGAGGTGCGTGACTCGGGGATCGTCGGCAGGCTCACCCGTCAGCGTCCACCGCTCGGACTGCTTCCCGGCGTCCGTGCCGTAATGCGTGGCTACGTGGCCGGCTACGACCGTTACCTGCGCAGCGTCGGGGGCGCTGACGGGATAACTGACCCGGCATGTCATGGCAAGCCCTGGGTGCAGCCGATCACCATTCAGGACGCGTACCTGCGCCTCTACCAACTGGTCCTGATGGCAAGTTCCGACGTGCTGATGCCCGCGATCGCCGAGGCCGCACCGCCCACGCTGACCAGTCCCATCTCTGCGGCGGTCAACGTGCGGCGGACGGCGACCCTGATCGCGGAGGGCTGGAAACGCGCCATGGCTGGGATGGGCAGCAACGGGATCGCCGTTGGCAAGGCCGGCACGCGCGACCACACCCACGGTCTGCTGATCGGCAACCCGCACTTCCCGTGGATCGGGACCGAGCGGTTCTATGACGCCCAGATCACGATCCCGGGTCGGCTCAACGCATCGGGCGCCTCGCTGTTCGGCGTGCCACTGGTCCTCGTCGGACACAACAAGTGGGTTGCGTGGACCCACACGGTGTCGACGGCGTTCGAGTTCACGCCGTATGAGCTGAGCATCGTCGCCGGCGAGCCGACTGAGTACTACTACGACGGTGCCGTAATGAAGATGCGGCCGCGTACGGTGACGGTCGCCGAGCGCGTCGACGGCAAGGTCACGAAGGTGAGCCACACGCTGTGGTGGACGAGGTACGGCCCGATGATCACCTCGCTGGAGGGCGTCCCGCTTCCGTGGACTGCCGCCACAGGCTTCACCTTCCGCGACGCCAACGCGACGAACTTGCGGGTCTACAACCACTTCCTCAGAACGGATGAAGCGCACTCCGCGCGCCAGGTGCTGCACATCCTGGACAAGTACCAGGGCATTCCGTGGGTCAACACGATCGTCGCCGACCGCACGGGACATGCGCTGTACGCCGACATCGGCGCGATCCCGAACGTGTCGAACCAGAAGGCGCATCGCTGCGACACGGCGCTCGGTGATGCGACGTACGCGCTCCTTGGCCTGCCAATCCTCGACGGTGCGACCTCTGGATGCAACTGGGGGAACGACCCCGACGCAGCTGTCCCCGGCATCTTCGGCCCCAGCCACGAGCCGCATCTGTTCCGCAGCGACTACGTCACCAACGCCAACGACTCGTACTGGCTGGCCAACCCGAGCCACCCGCTGACCGGGTACGCGCGGATCATCGGCACCGAAGGAACCGCGCGGTCGCTGCGGACCCGCATCGGGCTGATCATGACGCAGGACCGCGTGTCAGGCATCGGAGAGCAGAAGGGGTTCACCCTCCGTGCGATGCAAAACCTCTTTTTCTCCGACCGGCCGTACGCAGGCGTGCTGTGGCGCAGTCAGCTCGTTTCGCTGTGCAAGACATTCCATGCCGCCGGCGTAATCCCTACGACGAGTGGAGTTACGCCGGTCGGCGACGCGTGTGGCGTCCTGACGGACTGGGATCTCCGGGAAGACCCGGACAGTCATGGCGCGATCCTGTTCCGGCGGTTCGTTGACAACCTGATGAGCGGCAGCCTCAGCACCGTCGAGGGCGACACAGGGGTCGCGCTGTACTGGCAGCATCCGTTCGACGTGAGCGATCCGGTGCATACCCCGTACGGACTTGACGTAGCCGATCCAGAAGTCGCGATCGCGCTCGGCAACGCGATCAACGACTTGCGGCAGGCCGACCTTCCTCTGGACGTCGCACCCGGCAAGATCCAGGGCGTCCACCGGGCCGGGCACTTCATTCCAATCCCCGGCGGCGAGGGTGACCCGAACGGTGAGTTCAACGCGATCTATGCGCCGTGGATCAAAGGCAAAGGGCTCGGTGACGTCGACGATGGCTCGTCGTTCGTGCAGGTAGTGACCTGGAAGACGGGAGATCCGTACCCCGTCGCGCGGACCATCTTGAGCTATTCGGAGTCGAGCGATCCGACTGATCCGTACTACGACGACCAAACAACGCTGTTCGCGCGCAAGCGCTGGATCCGCGACAGCTTCTCTGCCGCAGCGATCCGCAGGAACGCGATCGTCCCGGTGGTGCATCTCGCCGGCTCTTGA
- a CDS encoding DUF3303 family protein, whose product MAKFLITWKIREGLSAQQNHDDLKTMLSTFGKWEQPADQTFHQWVLRLDGNGGAAIVETDDIAGLGRAPQLFAPWLSYEIHPVIDIADGAAMAHEAVQSREAMR is encoded by the coding sequence ATGGCAAAGTTCCTGATCACCTGGAAGATCCGAGAAGGGTTGTCGGCTCAGCAGAACCACGACGACCTCAAGACGATGTTGAGCACGTTCGGCAAGTGGGAGCAACCGGCGGACCAGACTTTCCATCAGTGGGTGTTGCGCCTGGACGGCAACGGCGGGGCAGCGATCGTCGAGACCGACGACATTGCCGGCCTGGGGCGGGCGCCTCAACTGTTCGCACCGTGGCTCAGCTACGAGATCCACCCGGTCATCGACATCGCCGACGGTGCGGCGATGGCTCACGAAGCGGTGCAGAGCCGCGAGGCGATGCGCTGA
- a CDS encoding enoyl-CoA hydratase-related protein — MVERRELNAVIYETDGPIARIILNRVDKANTKDAQLVEEVDACLHEADRDGAIKVVIIKANGNGFCGGHVARWGPDESPYPDFGDTFESLYKGTADLFLWPTLYLWEFPKPTISQIHGYCLGGGIYLGLLTDFCVASDDAYFQMPLARSLGEPGGHTMIEPWLLMNWHRTMDWLLLAPTLDAHQALEWGLLNKVVAREDLESTVEDMAQRIAQIPLTTLMAVKNNVKRAYELMGMRVHLQVSHILTNMVGAATDVQQRRAEMIKTNLKPRAFLEHSEIAQPETARPADEQ, encoded by the coding sequence GTGGTCGAGCGTCGCGAGCTGAATGCCGTCATTTACGAAACGGACGGGCCGATCGCGCGCATCATCCTGAACCGGGTCGACAAGGCCAACACCAAGGACGCCCAGCTGGTCGAGGAGGTCGACGCCTGCCTGCACGAAGCCGACCGCGACGGCGCCATCAAAGTGGTGATCATCAAGGCCAACGGCAACGGCTTCTGCGGCGGTCATGTTGCGCGCTGGGGCCCCGACGAGTCCCCATACCCGGACTTCGGCGACACGTTCGAAAGCCTCTACAAGGGCACGGCTGACCTCTTCCTGTGGCCGACGTTGTATCTGTGGGAGTTCCCGAAGCCGACCATCTCCCAGATCCACGGGTACTGCCTCGGCGGCGGCATCTATCTCGGACTGCTCACCGACTTCTGCGTCGCGTCCGACGACGCGTACTTCCAGATGCCGCTGGCGCGAAGCCTCGGCGAGCCGGGCGGCCACACGATGATCGAGCCGTGGCTGCTCATGAACTGGCATCGCACGATGGACTGGCTGCTGCTCGCGCCCACGCTCGACGCCCATCAGGCGCTGGAGTGGGGGCTGCTCAACAAGGTGGTTGCGCGCGAGGACCTCGAATCGACCGTAGAGGACATGGCGCAGCGCATCGCGCAGATCCCGTTGACCACCCTGATGGCGGTCAAGAACAACGTGAAGCGGGCGTATGAGCTGATGGGCATGCGAGTGCACCTTCAGGTCAGCCACATCCTCACGAACATGGTCGGGGCAGCGACTGACGTCCAGCAGCGTCGCGCCGAGATGATCAAGACGAACCTCAAGCCGCGCGCCTTCCTGGAGCACTCGGAGATCGCGCAGCCAGAGACCGCGCGACCGGCGGACGAGCAGTGA
- a CDS encoding acyl-CoA synthetase, whose product MNVADHAASRPDAVALLVGDERVTYAELHARAMRVAGLLHEAGLRRGDAVALMLTNRREFLEVTWGCQLSGLYYTPVNTHLTFDEVAYIVDDCQAQALFIDASMPQLAAELRNRDSRVGSWVVVGADWDGWQSYEAALSAVSSYPEISDGCEMLYSSGTTGRPKGIRRPLPTENGSWAQGLLEQAALHLYQANADSVYLSPAPLYHAAGVNYTMAMHRIGAATVIVPKFDAEETLRLIERHRVTHAQFVPTMFVRMLKLPKQVRDSYDLSSLRWVVHAAAPCPVDVKRAMFDWLGPIIYEYYGGTEGFAGATIGPPEWLAHPGSVGRPLTTVHVLGEDGEELPVGEAGELFFEGGPEFSYWGDPEKTKSVSNERGWRSLGDMGYLDEDGYVYLTDRATFMIVSGGVNIYPQETENLLIMHPKVADAAVFGIPNDEFGEEVKAVVQPLDGIEPSAELADELMDYCRTHLAGYKCPRSIDFDPQLPRDPNGKLYKRRIRDRYWEGRASRIL is encoded by the coding sequence GTGAACGTCGCCGACCACGCCGCGAGCAGGCCCGACGCGGTCGCACTGCTCGTCGGCGACGAGCGCGTCACGTACGCCGAGCTGCACGCCCGCGCGATGCGAGTCGCCGGACTCCTCCACGAGGCAGGCTTGCGTCGGGGTGACGCGGTCGCGTTGATGCTCACGAACCGTCGCGAGTTTCTCGAAGTCACGTGGGGCTGCCAGCTGTCCGGGCTGTACTACACGCCGGTCAACACCCACCTGACCTTCGACGAGGTGGCCTACATCGTCGACGACTGCCAGGCGCAGGCCCTGTTCATCGATGCGTCGATGCCGCAGCTGGCCGCCGAGCTCCGCAACCGTGACAGCCGGGTCGGGTCGTGGGTCGTGGTCGGCGCCGACTGGGACGGCTGGCAGTCCTACGAGGCTGCGCTGAGTGCGGTCTCGTCGTACCCCGAGATCTCCGACGGCTGCGAGATGCTCTACTCGTCGGGCACCACCGGCCGGCCGAAGGGCATCCGCCGACCGCTGCCGACCGAGAACGGGTCCTGGGCGCAAGGCCTGTTGGAGCAGGCGGCGCTGCACCTCTACCAGGCGAACGCCGACAGTGTGTACCTGTCGCCGGCGCCGCTGTATCACGCCGCCGGCGTCAACTACACGATGGCGATGCACCGCATCGGCGCCGCGACCGTGATCGTCCCCAAGTTCGACGCCGAGGAGACCCTGCGCCTGATCGAGCGGCATCGGGTCACCCACGCCCAGTTCGTGCCGACCATGTTCGTCCGGATGCTCAAGCTGCCGAAGCAGGTGCGTGACAGCTACGACCTGTCGAGCCTGCGATGGGTCGTTCACGCGGCCGCGCCGTGCCCGGTCGACGTGAAGCGGGCGATGTTCGACTGGCTCGGACCGATCATCTACGAGTACTACGGCGGCACCGAAGGCTTCGCCGGCGCGACGATCGGTCCGCCGGAGTGGCTGGCGCATCCTGGCTCGGTCGGTCGGCCGCTCACCACGGTGCACGTGCTCGGCGAGGACGGCGAGGAGCTGCCGGTCGGCGAGGCGGGCGAGCTGTTCTTCGAAGGCGGCCCGGAGTTCTCGTACTGGGGTGACCCCGAGAAGACGAAGTCGGTGTCCAACGAGCGCGGCTGGCGAAGCCTCGGCGACATGGGCTATCTCGACGAGGACGGCTACGTCTACCTCACCGACCGCGCGACCTTCATGATCGTGTCGGGTGGGGTGAACATCTACCCGCAGGAGACCGAGAACCTCCTGATCATGCATCCGAAGGTTGCCGACGCCGCGGTCTTCGGCATCCCGAACGACGAGTTCGGCGAGGAGGTCAAGGCCGTGGTGCAGCCGCTCGACGGCATCGAGCCCTCGGCCGAGCTTGCCGACGAGCTGATGGACTACTGCCGTACGCACCTGGCGGGCTACAAGTGCCCGCGGTCCATCGACTTCGACCCGCAGCTGCCGCGCGACCCCAACGGCAAGCTCTACAAGCGCCGGATCCGTGACCGCTACTGGGAGGGTCGCGCCTCCCGCATCCTGTGA
- a CDS encoding MaoC/PaaZ C-terminal domain-containing protein, translating into MPPFDLEVTATVIVAGALATRDFMPVHHDRDYAQAQGAPDIFMNILTSNGYVSRYVTDWAGGDARVLTISTRLGGPAIPGQPLRFRGQVATEAVEDGERVVEVAVRADNDLGNHLTSRVRIAVPA; encoded by the coding sequence CTGCCGCCGTTCGACCTCGAGGTGACCGCGACGGTGATCGTCGCCGGGGCGCTCGCGACGCGCGACTTCATGCCGGTCCATCACGACCGGGACTACGCGCAGGCGCAGGGTGCGCCTGACATCTTCATGAACATCTTGACCAGCAACGGCTACGTCTCGCGCTACGTCACGGACTGGGCCGGCGGGGACGCGCGGGTCCTCACCATCTCCACCCGGTTGGGCGGTCCTGCCATCCCGGGCCAGCCGCTGCGGTTTCGCGGCCAGGTTGCCACCGAGGCCGTGGAGGACGGCGAGCGGGTCGTCGAGGTCGCGGTCCGCGCCGACAACGACCTGGGCAACCATCTGACCTCGCGCGTCCGGATCGCCGTTCCCGCCTGA
- a CDS encoding response regulator transcription factor: protein MRIAIAEDAAVLRDGLAQLLAAHGHEVTAAVPTAVELIRAVDDALPDLVVLDIRMPPTHTTEGLQAAIELRERYPKLGVLLFSQYVETRYAADLLTDGAAGVGYLLKERVADVKDFIDAVERIAAGGTVLDPEVVTQLLGKTRRGDTVETLTARERQVLRLMAEGRANAAIASTLHLSAGSVEKYVTSIFNKLDLAPSADDHRRVLAVLRWLES from the coding sequence ATGCGGATCGCGATCGCCGAGGATGCGGCCGTCCTTCGAGACGGGTTGGCTCAGCTGCTGGCCGCCCACGGGCATGAGGTGACCGCGGCCGTCCCGACCGCGGTCGAGCTGATCCGCGCGGTCGACGACGCCCTGCCCGATCTCGTCGTACTCGACATCCGGATGCCGCCCACCCACACGACCGAGGGGCTGCAGGCGGCGATCGAGCTGCGCGAGCGATACCCGAAGCTCGGTGTCCTGCTGTTCTCCCAGTACGTCGAGACGCGCTACGCCGCCGACCTGCTCACCGACGGCGCAGCCGGAGTCGGCTACCTGCTCAAGGAGCGGGTGGCCGACGTGAAGGACTTCATCGACGCGGTCGAACGGATCGCGGCCGGCGGGACGGTCCTCGACCCCGAAGTCGTCACGCAGCTGCTCGGTAAGACCAGGCGCGGCGACACCGTCGAGACCCTGACCGCTCGGGAGCGGCAGGTGTTGCGGCTGATGGCGGAAGGGCGTGCCAACGCGGCCATCGCCTCGACGCTGCACCTGTCGGCGGGTTCGGTCGAGAAGTACGTGACGAGCATCTTCAACAAGCTCGACCTGGCGCCGTCGGCCGACGATCACCGCCGCGTCCTCGCCGTACTCCGCTGGCTCGAGTCCTGA